The genomic stretch CACCCTGGCCCCAGAAGCGCGGTTGCGGAGCTACCGGGTAATGCGGCGACGTGAAAGGCAGGTAGACAAAAAAGGGTTGAGGCCCTTTTTCCTGCACATGTTGTCCAATCCAGTTGATCGCTTTATCCGTAAACCGGCTCAGGCATTCGCTATCGACGAAATCGGGTGCCACTTCCATGCCTTTAATTCCCAGCACTGCTTTGGTTTCATCCGGTGTGTTCTCATAGGGCGGCATAATACGATAATCCATGTGCCGCTCGTTAGGTTTTTTGGCCGTATAAACCGTGGGCGGCACTCTTGCAAATCGACCTTCAAACCAGGCCAATATCCCATAATTCAATGAGGCGGGAATTCCATAAAAGTAATCAAAACCCTTATCCAAAGGCATATCTTTGACCGGCTGACTCCAGTCGCGGGATTCAGGCGTGCCAGGAAAGTCCATACCAAGGTGCCATTTACCCACCATGGCAGTGGCGTAGCCATTGTCCCGTAGCAGGGATGCCAGGGTCATACGACTGTCTTCAATCAAACAAGGAACTTCAGCTTGAAACACGCCCTTCTTCAAATGTGTCCGCCAGCTATACCGTCCGGTCAGCAATCCGTACCGTGAGGGCGTGCACACGGTATCCGAGCAATGCCCATCGGTAAACGTGAGTCCCCCCGCAGCTAGTCTATCCAGAGCGGGTGTTATAAATTTGGCGTCCGGATTCAGATTACTGGCATCGCCGTAACCCTGGTCGTCCGTGTAAATAACTATAATATTCGGAGGCGCGGCAATAACAGGCACAGTGACTTTGTCAACGGCGCCCAAAATTAAAATCAAGGAAAGTATCTTTTTCATAGGAGTAGAAAAAGAAAACTGACACAGAAAATATTGAGGAAGCAATTAAAGATTCAGTTGGTCAACCGAATGGAGATCCTCTTTGGTAATCGTATGGAAAGAATTGCGATTGGTACGGATCATGCCGGATTCCAACTAAAGGAAGTACTAAAAGCTCATCTGGAAGAAAATGGCTATGAGGTTGATGACTTTGGGACCAATAGCCCCGCATCGGTTGATTATCCGGATTTTATCCGTCCGGCTGCTGAAAGCGTGGCGTCCGGGAAAAATGATTTGGGTATCGTTCTGGGTGGAAGTGGAAATGGTGAAGCAATTGTCGCCAACAAGGTGGCCGGTATCCGCTGCGGCCTTTGCTGGAATGAGGCCAGTGCCCGACTGACCAAAGAACACAATAACGCCAATGTGATTTCCATTGGGGCTCGCATGGTGACACCTGAAACGGCCAAAGCGATCGTCGATACCTGGTTGAATGCGAGCTACGAAGGTGGTCGACACCAGGCCAGATTGGATAAGATAGAGTAGAAAAAGGTGTCAGCGTTCAGGTATCAGAAGAAAAATCGTCTTCCTCCCCTTACTCGTCCTCCTACTTAATTGTGTTACGAGGACGACCACGATGCTCGCTTTTACCACACCCAGGCGGGACCCTGGGCTACACGATACCCCTATGGGCAAAAGAAATTTTTCTTTTTTTTGCTAATCCTGTAATTATATCCACAATTCTGCTATATACCCTATACAGATTTGCTACCTTTTGAACGAAAACGCACAACCTATCCCTTTTCATGAAGAGTTGCTGGTGCAATTACAGCCCAGGCTCTATGGCTATATCATAGGATTACTGGCCAGCCCGAGCGACGCTAAGGATGTGCTTCAAGAAACCAACAAGGCCATACTTTCAAAGTTGGATGAATTTCAGCACCCTGGCAGCTTCAGTGCCTGGGCTCATAAGTTCGCTTATTTCCAATGCCTTGCGTTCCGGAAAAAGCACGAGCGGAATAAACTAAGTTTTGATTCAGATCTATTGGACGAATTAGCTGAAGAAGCGAAACCGGTCGATGAAGTCGCTGAAAGGAATTTGCCTTTGCTATCCACTTGCCTGGAGCGGCTTCAGCCCAAGTCCCGAGCCATTGTTTCTGATTACTATTACGAGAGTTTATCCATTGAGGAAATCGCTGCAGACAGAAATCTAAAAACCAACCACGTAGCCCAAATATTATTTCGTGCACGCAAAGCACTTTTTGAATGCATCCAATCGGAAGCAAATTCTAATCCCATTTAATCATGAAAGAACTGGAAATCCTAATTCAACGGATGCTCGACGGGAAACTCAGTTCCGGCGACCATGCGAAACTCTCTTCCCTTTTGAAGAACAATCCTGAGTTTCAGGCGTACTACGCTCAGCAATGCCAATTGCATGCAGAACTATTGCTAAACGATGTGCTGCGTAATTCTTTGCCAGCTGCCCCACCCATCGATGAGGAGTTGCCTGCATTTGCGACGGACTCTGCCACGGGCCGAAAATCAAGCTGGATTCCATTTGCTTCTATGGTGGCAGCTTCGGTCGCGATTACTTTGACAGTCGTTATCGTTTACCAGTCGTTGAAAGACACCCAAGAGTCGCAAGTGACTGAGGAGAATCTGATCGTCGCCAAAACTACCACGCCACAGGAATTATACAACCAGACCCTTTTCAGTGAATCAGGCTCTTTGCAGCGCCCACCCACACCTTTCGTAAACGCATCGGCAGATCAGCGTAAAACACCGGTCAGCTTCAATAACGATATCCGCCCCATCCTTTCGGAAAACTGTTACGCCTGCCATGGTCCAGATGCTGAAGCTCGAGAAGCCGATCTGAGACTCGACGTAGAGGAATGGGCATTCCGGGAGAGGAAGAAAGGCCCGCCAGCCATCGTTCGAGGAGATCCGGACAATAGCCCTGTCTACCAACGAATTACCAATCCCCTGAAGAGCGAAATCATGCCTCCGCAGGATTCACACAAGGTGCTGACACCTAGCCAAAAGCAACTAATCGGCCAATGGATCGCGGAAGGGGCCAAATGGGAGGGTCACTGGGCGTTTATCAGACCAACCAAGCCAACCCCGCCTGAGGTCTCCTGGGGCAACAATGAAATTGATAAATTTACCTATGCGGCCATGCAGGAAAAAGGTCTTAGTCCGAACGAAGAAGCGGACCGTCCAACCCTGGCTCGCCGACTGGCGCTCGATCTGACGGGCCTGCCACCTACACCGGAATTGGTGTCCGATTTTGTGGCTGATAAGTCGGCCACTGCCTACGAAACGCTCGTGGATAAATTACTCACCTCGTCGACATACGGTGAGCATCAGGCCCGCTTCTGGCTCGACGCCGCGCGTTACGCTGACACTCACGGCCTTCACCTCGACAACTACCGTGAGATATGGCCGTACCGTGACTGGGTGGTAAAGTCCTTCAACGAAAATAAACCATTCGATCAGTTTACCATAGAACAGATTGCCGGAGATTTACTTCCTCAACCAACAATAGAACAACGCTTGGCGACTGGCTTCAATCGATGCAACCCCACCACCAGTGAAGGAGGCGCCATCGATGAAGAGTACCGGGCTATTTACGCCAAGGACCGGGTCGAAACCACCGCCACCGTTTTCATGGGACTGACCATGGGGTGCGCATCCTGCCACGACCACAAGTTCGACCCGTTTACCACCAAGGATTTTTATAAATTCTCAGCGTTCTTCAATAATTTCGATGGCCCAATTATGGACGGTAACGCGTATGACACACGCCCGGTCATCGCCATTCCCAAAGCGGATCACACAGAGGAGTGGAAGCAGGTAAAAGCCAAAGGTACAGAGATTAGCAAAGCTTTGAGTAAGCTGGAAAAATCCAATAAAACAGCCTATGAGGCTTGGCAGGAACAGGAGGAAGTACCCTTTGTACCCGTTGAAAAAGACTTGCAACTCGCCTTTGAATTAAAGCTGGGAAAGAAAGATAAAGAGTCTCCGGCAGCACAAAAGA from Verrucomicrobiota bacterium encodes the following:
- a CDS encoding sigma-70 family RNA polymerase sigma factor, giving the protein MNENAQPIPFHEELLVQLQPRLYGYIIGLLASPSDAKDVLQETNKAILSKLDEFQHPGSFSAWAHKFAYFQCLAFRKKHERNKLSFDSDLLDELAEEAKPVDEVAERNLPLLSTCLERLQPKSRAIVSDYYYESLSIEEIAADRNLKTNHVAQILFRARKALFECIQSEANSNPI
- a CDS encoding arylsulfatase encodes the protein MKKILSLILILGAVDKVTVPVIAAPPNIIVIYTDDQGYGDASNLNPDAKFITPALDRLAAGGLTFTDGHCSDTVCTPSRYGLLTGRYSWRTHLKKGVFQAEVPCLIEDSRMTLASLLRDNGYATAMVGKWHLGMDFPGTPESRDWSQPVKDMPLDKGFDYFYGIPASLNYGILAWFEGRFARVPPTVYTAKKPNERHMDYRIMPPYENTPDETKAVLGIKGMEVAPDFVDSECLSRFTDKAINWIGQHVQEKGPQPFFVYLPFTSPHYPVAPQPRFWGQGEAGGYGEFVIETDFHVGRILDFLDDKGLAENTLVVFSSDNGPESSWKERIEEFGHDSSGIYKEGKRSIYEGGHRVPFFIRWPAKIPAGKTYDGVASQTDLLATFADILDVELAANAGEDSVSLLPVLENPSAKLNRSAIISHGSNGRFAISDGEWKLIMPHGKLKYELYNLKKDPGEETDLYGKHEKIQDRLEKRITAMVQNGRTSPGKPQKNDVPWWSDLAWIPN
- the rpiB gene encoding ribose 5-phosphate isomerase B, translated to MEILFGNRMERIAIGTDHAGFQLKEVLKAHLEENGYEVDDFGTNSPASVDYPDFIRPAAESVASGKNDLGIVLGGSGNGEAIVANKVAGIRCGLCWNEASARLTKEHNNANVISIGARMVTPETAKAIVDTWLNASYEGGRHQARLDKIE